The DNA region ggaGGGGTCaaactaaatatataataaacaaattgtaattctaaaaaataacacaagcGCGTACATGCGCGCGTGCGCGCGCgcacgcgcgcacacacacacacatatatacatggaatgtttgtaattttgatttaacatatgttattttcttacataaacaaaaatatttacatcaaaCAAGTCTTTACatctttgcaaaaaaaaaagggtcctGACATGGCtaagaatatataaatcaatttaataaaaatagaaataaataaaattacctattttgtaaaataaatacacTTTAATTTAATGAACTATGTATGGCATAACGGTAATTAGagggaataaaaaaaagcatGAGTCAACTATATAAATGCATTAtatgtttttagtaaaaatctAGGGAGagagaatttttgaaaaatacaaaaaatacaagAGGGAGAGAGGATTTTTAAAAAGTCAAGGGGCGAAGGCCCCCAAGCCCCCTCCGCCCCTGCATATACAGTAATTGAACTTAACAATGTTTTATCGTTGTTTATTTGTAGACGCTGCTAGAAAATTCAGAACTTTATTTTTGGTAGTAATTTAGAATTTtccgaagaaaaagaaatagtgcGTCCGTCCTTATTTGTTTATCTTTCTTGATTTCTaacacttttctttttgaatattttaaCTGTAGATATAGGACTGTGTTCCTAAGCCCCAAGGGAAAAAACTCCATTgagtaaattttttgtaatgtaAGATTTCAGGCTCTTTTTTAAGATTAGCTTAGACATGTACTTCTTCACGAGGGGAATAATTATCATACATTTATCATCAGATTGAAGTTGTTGCTTATTAAGATAATTCATGAAACAAGattatctcttttatttgttCAGAACAGGTCAAACGAGTCCATTTTGTTACTTCGTTTACTTGAATTGTTTGTAAAGAACTTATGAAGGAATTGCAGAATtactaattttcttcttttgcatCTTTTGCCTATTGTCTATTGTATCCTTAATTGTTGCACTCAAAATTGATCCCTACTCAATTTAGTAGGCACCTTAGGATAGCATCATATAAAGTAATGGGCAAGTGAGATACTGAATTCATATATTTCCATTTCTAACTTTCACCAAGTTTGCTGTTATTTTAAtggataaatatataaaatagatttATATCTTTTCCCATTTCATAGAATTTTGGGTTTCAGTTGGAAGAATATAGTTGGGACTTTTGGCTTAAAGAACTTATTTGACATGGATCTTCGTGTGTCTTTGTTTCTAActtatctatctatatattactaaaagttgaagcgtaaCATTTAATGTTGTGATGCTCACGTTGAGCCACGTCAACGCCATGTCATTATCAattcttttccaattttttatacaattttttaacatttaaagtgaattaaaaactctattatattcttatttattattaaattttcaattccgttttaatttttcatatccCCACTACTCTCTACCTTATCTTTCTTCAACTTTTCTCATTCTATTTTAACTTTGCATATCCCCACTACTCTCAATATTACTATTGTACTCAGGATTTTCACCTCTCGGGCCAAGGGCTTTTTGCCTTGTAACCTTGTTTGGCTTGACACCTTGTATCCCACATCGAAGAGAACTTCTCCCACTTTCTCACTTATAAGCTTGCGCCATGGTGAGGAGTGTACCATCAGCTATTAAGTGAGAAAGTGGGAGGAGTTCTCTTTGATGTGGGATACAAGGTGTCAAGCCAAACAAGGTTACAAGGTAAAAGCCCTTGGCCCGAGAGGTGAAAATCCTGAGTACCCACAACTATTATTCAAtctttttatcttcctttattttttactccTCTTATTCTTATCCTCATACTATAAAAGTGTCATTCCCTCTCCTATTCCAtgcataattttctatttttccacacacaaaagcctctctctctctctctctttgtatatatatatatatatatatatatatatatatatatatatatatatatatatatatatatatatttagtgtAACAGGTTGACTATCAAAACATACTAATGCAATACGGAAAGCTCCACCAAATGCATCATATAAATTAGTTTTAAACTGCTATTAGTCAGTCAGTTTGCTAAAATTGGAATTGATTGATGATCTAGCTTGACCTTTTAGTGAAGGGGCAAAGGGAGACTTCATGAAAGACACATTTTGGCATGTATCCCATACATTAGAGTAGAAGTTATTTGCTGCTTGGTTAGATTGGGACGAATTTGTTGAAACAGTGGAGTTGCAAAGTATAGGAACTGGCTGGAGTTGCAAAGTATATAGCTCAGCTGAAAATGGATCGCATCTCTACGAACCATGATAACAAAGAATTGAAACACATCATAATTTATACATCTTTGGGTTGATAccatttagttttttgttttatgtttttatcttttttattctcaatggttgttaaatgttatattattacattataaagatagtatataaaaatataatgttattttattacatagcataactaaaataatttggtgtttattgctatacatttcatttttactatttttcttctcatattattttattcaacatttaaatttagcAACATCCTCCATATCattaaattgtttatattttgtcttattttttaaaattaaacatataatattttatttaaattcaataaataaaaattgttcttaaaaagtcTTCCCATTAAATGTTACAATGCATcaatggaaaaatgaaatacaaaacaaataccAATTTAGAAACactcaattaaaaaagaaaagaataaaaaattttcttataaagtaTTCCCATAAAACGTTAAAATGCATCAATAGAAAAAGAGAATACAAAACACATGCTATTTTAGAAAcactaaatttattattataataatattaataataataatatcaaaccaaacatatcataaaataaactaatagtCATGGATATACTAACTTCATGGCAGcaaaatggaataaaataaataaataaataaacattacaATGCATATTTAGTACATTATAATTACCATCAAATTTACGAAAACAATAGGATGttaatgaagagagagagaaatagattagtaaaagaaatcaaacgtcaattaaataaattaattagtaaccattaattggaaaaaaagagGCTGACAGCTAAAggagtaaaaaattaattaaagattACCTTACAAATgtcattaaaaactttacaatgcaattaaataaatcattaaattcacttaattaaatcatataattaacaattaaatacaatcacacaaaatttaaacttaaaactaatcaaactctaatcTAGAAAACCAtatttattatcaaaactaAAAGGAAGACGTTCTTCAGTTTtaatagaaatatataagaaataaagaagaaaattttcaaaatatttttttttgacatttcatttaacattatttataaataataaaatataaaaaaatccttaaatgcTTATATTCTTCACACACCATGacttttaaaaatctaatgaaaGCTTCTAAGATTTTAACTCTCATTTAATGCCTCTATTATGAAAATCACTAGCCAGTAAAATATGATAATAGTAAGAAACCTTATAAATGAGATCATGAAAAAACTAATTAGCCACTATTATTATGGAATAAATGTCTTTTTTTATGCATCTAAGGAAGAGTAATGTTACAACcataaacttttttacaatatttttacaaactattgatgtgaTCAGCAtcttattagtttttatctAGGCCCAccattaacatcattttttcatttactaataaccactcactacattaacaatttgtaaatttttgtaaaaaagtttgtatctctagcattactcatcTAAGGAAATGAAATGTATAGAGTTTCCTTATTAAGGTATATGTAAagatttatgttaaaaaaatatgtaaaggtttttttgaaaaaaaaaaaaaaagtatatgtaaggtttttattaatttaaaaaacaatgtaaaccaatttttaataactACAACTATAAATCACACACAACACTATATTCAATATCCTAAACAACAGAGTTAGATCCTTTTAAATATACACCACCATATTTAACTTATAAACTACAACCCAAATCAATCATACAATTACACAATCAAAGCATGAACATGTAACATGAATTAGCGCCTGAATTACTGCTcgaattttcacaattattgaaagAGAATTggcaaatttaatttttagaaaacatcAAGACAAGGTacaagaatttaaatttttttaacttccatAGAAACACATATTACCCACATTATTTCAACTCTTATGGAAAAGAAGGCTTACATGAGCATGCAAAACGTGTTTAATTGACTTAGAGATGTAAAAATTAGTCAACTAACTTTGGTAGAATTAaggtttcaaaatttaaataaagctattgtacaataataaaaaattattttgtgataaatatgattatgaaatgcattacttttcattaaattagtttaaattacaaaataataataataataataataatgagaccaccttaaaaaataatcacGCGCAACGCGCGAGTTTGCGACTAGTTGTTATAAAATCAATAGGCGATGACTGTTTCATTCTACTGCACCTGGTAGGCTTGTGGGAGATCAACGAGAGTAGTTCCAGCTTCAGAAGATTTGGAAAGTCAATAAAGAATGCAATGACCTTGGCCATATTGCTCAAAAGGTAATATTGTGAAACATAAgcgagtcttttttttttttacatttgaaTGTGATTTTATTTCAATAACATCTGGTACTGAGTTGGTTCATCATCAGTTAACTGTGGCCAGTGATCTAAGAAAGGAGGATAAATGGCAGAAAGCGCAATCAGCTTAGTAATAGAGAATTTGGTCCCATTGTTAGCACAAGAAGCAAGATTGCTAGAGGGAATCCATGACAAAGTTGAGAGCATCAAAGGTGAATTGGAGATCATTCGGTCTTTCCTTAAGGATGCTGATGCAAGGGCCGAGAAGGTAGACATGAGCAATGTAGAGAAAATATGGGTGAAACAGGTAAGTGAAGAAGCTTATCACATAGAAGATGTCATTGACGAATACATACTTTACTGTACAAAAGGTCTTTATGGGCGAAGTCAACTGTTCCATTTCTTCCTGAAAGTTTTTCAATTTACAATAAAGCTGAAAGCAAGACATGTGATAGCCTCTAGGATTCAAGATATCAACAGAAATCtcaaggaaaagagagagatagctATAAGATATTGCTTCAACACTATAGAGCAAGGAGAACCAAGTAGTGATGCTAGAAGTGTTGCATGGTCAGACCCTCGAGTGGCATCTCTTTTCATTGAGGAGGCTGAGGTCTTGGGCATTGACTCTCATAAAGACAAGTTGATAAATTGGCTGGTAAAAGGACCATCTAATCGCACAGTGATTTCAGTGGTTGGCATTGGTGGTGTTGGCAAGACCACTCTTGTCAAGAAAGTTTATGACAATGAGAAGTTGGTAGCACAATTTGATTGTCGTGCTTGGATCACTGTGTCTAAATCATACAAGATGGAAGAGCTATTCAGAGATATGATAAAGCAGTTCTATGAGGCAAGGAAGGAGTTTGCACCTAAAGAAATTGACACAATGGAAGAGATAAAGCTTATTACAGTATTAAGGCAATATTTAGATGGAAAAAGGTATGTAGTTATTTTCGATGATGTATGGGATACAAATTTTTGGGAGCATATAAAACTTGCTTTACCTACTAAAACTAAAGGTAGTGGAATTGTAATCACAACTCGAAATGAGGATATTGCTCCCCCTCACATTGAATCTTCTTCATATTATGTGCACAGGCAGCAACCTCTACCTTTGGAAAAAGCTTGGGAACTCTTCTGCAAGAAGGTGTTCCAACTTGAAGGCGGAAATTGTCTCCTTGAATTGGTTGAGCCGTCACAGAACATAGTTGAGAGATGTGAAGGATTGCCACTAGCAATTGTGGCTATAGGCAGTCTTTTGTCAACCAAAGACAAGGTTGTGTCTGAGTGGAACAAATTGCCTTGTAGTCTTAGTTTTGAGTTAGAAACTAATTCACGTCTAAGAAGTATCgccaaaattctctctctcagcTATCATGATCTACCTTACAATCTCAAAGCttgtttcttatattttggcATGTTTTCAGAGGCTTACTCCATCAATTGTGCAAGACTACTCCGACTATGGATAGCTGAAGGTTTTGTAAAAGAAAAGCAAGGAAAAATATTGGAAGACGTTGCACAAGACTACCTAAACCAACTCCTTCATAGAAGCTTGGTTCAAGTAGAATGGGTTGATTATGATGGCAGTGTTAGAACTTGTCGAGTTCATGATATGATCCATGAAGTCATTGTTTCCAAGTCAGAGGAATTGAGTTTTTTTCATGCTTCAATAAGGAATTGCTCAGGTTCTAATAGAATTGGTCGGCGCCTCTCTATCCATAACAATTTGGATACTCCATTGGAGAGAACTACTAGTTCCAAAACTCGTTCTATTATTGTTTCTCGAGCATATGAAGTGCCCAATTCTTTTCTTACTACTTGTTTGGAAAATTTCAAGCTCATGAAACTAATGAATTTTGAAGGTGCTCCTATCGATTACATTCCTAAAGAAGTGGGAAACCTATTCCATCTAAGGTATTTAAGCCTTAGAGCTACGAAAGTACAGATGCTTCCTAAATCCATAAATAAACCACACAACCTAGAGACTTTGGATTTGAAACGTTCCCTTGTGTCCGAGCTACCAACGGAGATCAGTGGGCTTTGTAAGTTAAGATATCTTGCTGCCTACATCCAAAATGATGATATTGAATACCGTATAAACTTTCGAAAAGCTATAAAGGTACCAAGTGGCATTGGGCATTTAGAGTCCTTACATAAGTTTTATAATGTTGAAGCTTGTAGCAATGCCTTCATTGCAGAATTGGGAAAGTTGAGGTTGTTGAGGAAGTTGGAAATCACTAAATTGAAGAGAGAAAATGGTAAGACTTTATGCATTGCACTAAAGAAAATGAGCGACCTCCGATCGTTGAGAATTTGTGcaacaagtgaagaagaaatTCTTGAATTACAATTGATGTCTTCTCCTCCGCCCTTCTTACAATGTCTCATCCTAGTTGGGCGACTTGAAAAGTTGCCGGAATGGATTTCCAATCTCAAGAATATAGTTACCATTGCCTTATACTGGTCAAGATTAGCAAATGATCCATTAAAGGTCCTTCAGGCTCTACATAATTTGATGAATCTTGGATTTCATGATGGATATGAAGGCGAGCAGTTGCATTTTGAGGGAGGAGGCTTCCAGAAACTTAAGTATCTAATGCTTGAAAAGTTGGGAGGATTAAATAGATTGAAAATAGACGATGGTTCCCTGCCTCTTCTTGAAAAGCTTCAAATTGGACACTCCCCACATTTGAAGGAGGTGCCCTACGGAGTTCATCATCTGAAAGGCCTAAAAAATCTTGAATATTATGAAATGCCGAGGGAATTCGTGCTTAGCATGCAACCAGATGAAGGCCCTAATTTTTGGAAAGTCAAGCATGTTCACTCTATTAGTTTCTGGTATAGGATTCAAGGGGAAAAGTATAAAACTTACAAGCTTGGTGATCCAGAGTTGTTGGATTTTTTATGAAGCTAATTCAAGAGGTGAGAACCAAAGTGCCTCACCACTTTCTAGAATTTACAGGTATAATCCTTTAAGCTATTACACTGCTATATTTATGACGTTAACTTTGGTTCATAGTTGcaataaaaactttttcttctctttttatccTTTTATTGCCACAGAAtgaaagatatatatttttttatacaagatagaattctactctagcctaatctaaatgttatatgtgtgaaactctctcctagagacttgaacctcggcccttgcctcccacacttgcataattttttatacttgtagagtgaccactgcaccaagAGTGTGAGATGAAAGATATAATTAATGCAGAAGGAAATGGTCCAAATTATTACTACAACCcttcaatcttcttcttcttcttcttcttcttcttt from Castanea sativa cultivar Marrone di Chiusa Pesio chromosome 6, ASM4071231v1 includes:
- the LOC142638718 gene encoding disease resistance protein RPM1-like, producing the protein MAESAISLVIENLVPLLAQEARLLEGIHDKVESIKGELEIIRSFLKDADARAEKVDMSNVEKIWVKQVSEEAYHIEDVIDEYILYCTKGLYGRSQLFHFFLKVFQFTIKLKARHVIASRIQDINRNLKEKREIAIRYCFNTIEQGEPSSDARSVAWSDPRVASLFIEEAEVLGIDSHKDKLINWLVKGPSNRTVISVVGIGGVGKTTLVKKVYDNEKLVAQFDCRAWITVSKSYKMEELFRDMIKQFYEARKEFAPKEIDTMEEIKLITVLRQYLDGKRYVVIFDDVWDTNFWEHIKLALPTKTKGSGIVITTRNEDIAPPHIESSSYYVHRQQPLPLEKAWELFCKKVFQLEGGNCLLELVEPSQNIVERCEGLPLAIVAIGSLLSTKDKVVSEWNKLPCSLSFELETNSRLRSIAKILSLSYHDLPYNLKACFLYFGMFSEAYSINCARLLRLWIAEGFVKEKQGKILEDVAQDYLNQLLHRSLVQVEWVDYDGSVRTCRVHDMIHEVIVSKSEELSFFHASIRNCSGSNRIGRRLSIHNNLDTPLERTTSSKTRSIIVSRAYEVPNSFLTTCLENFKLMKLMNFEGAPIDYIPKEVGNLFHLRYLSLRATKVQMLPKSINKPHNLETLDLKRSLVSELPTEISGLCKLRYLAAYIQNDDIEYRINFRKAIKVPSGIGHLESLHKFYNVEACSNAFIAELGKLRLLRKLEITKLKRENGKTLCIALKKMSDLRSLRICATSEEEILELQLMSSPPPFLQCLILVGRLEKLPEWISNLKNIVTIALYWSRLANDPLKVLQALHNLMNLGFHDGYEGEQLHFEGGGFQKLKYLMLEKLGGLNRLKIDDGSLPLLEKLQIGHSPHLKEVPYGVHHLKGLKNLEYYEMPREFVLSMQPDEGPNFWKVKHVHSISFWYRIQGEKYKTYKLGDPELLDFL